ATGATGTTAAGTTTTCAAGAATATTAAAAAATGAAGCTAGTTGTGACATTTCTAGTCTAGATGCAAAAGACTTAGGTATTAATAATGGAGATTATATAAAAATAACTACTAAAATAGGAAGTTTGAATGTAAAGGCCAATATTACTGATAGAGTTTTATATAAAAATATACATATGTATCATGGATATAGAGAAGCTGATGTAAATAGTATCATCTGTGATAATTTTGATCCTTATAGTGGATTCCCTGCATATAGAAGTTGTAAGTGTAAGATTGAAAAAGTGAATAAATAATTGGGGGGGATATAATGAAAAGTTTATTTAAATTTAATAAAGAATTATGTACAGCATGTGGAGCTTGTTTACTTGCTTGTATAGACCAAAATGATAATGATATAGATAAGGGTGAACTTTTTAGACGTGTATTTACAATGGAAGAGGGAGAAAGGGTAGACTATTTTTCATTATCATGTGTTCATTGTGATGAAGCAAAATGTGTAGATGTATGTCCTAAAGATTGTTTTAAAAAAGAAAATAAATTTGTAATATTAGATAATCAAAACTGTATAGGATGTAAACTTTGTGAAAAAGCTTGTGAATATGGAGCTTTAATTTATGGAAATGATGGTAAGGCAAATAAGTGTAATGGTTGTGTTGAAAGAAATGAGTGTGGTATGGAAGCACCTTGTGTAATGGTATGTCCTACAGGAGCATTAAAGTTTAATATAGAAGTAGATTAAGTATAAACTATAATTTATGCTTAGATGTAAAGTGGATTTTGTAAAAGAGTATATTAAATTTATATAAAAAAATTTAATATACTCTTTTTTATGTACATATTTATAAAATAAAAAATTAGGGTAGCTATAAGCTTAAATTTTATTTTATGGACTACTAATCAAGTAATATATTTAAGAATTTTTCTTTATGATTTAAAAAATCTTGAGTAAGTTGATAATTTATTTTTTAAACAATAAAAATATATCTTTTATTATAAAAAAATTATTGAAAAACGATATTATATGATGTAATATATGATTATAAAATATTTTAAAGGGGTTGATATAGTGTCTGATAAACTTATAAAAAATCTATTAAATGGTATATTACAAATTTTACTTTTTCTTTTAGGATTAGCACTTTCTGTAGGAGGAGTTAAAGGTTTTAGCTATCTTTGTTTTAGTGGTGAAGCAACTATACAAGGTTCTATATATGGAATATTAATGTTTGTTTTTGGTGTATCATATTTTATTATAGTAAAGTTATTGTTAGAAGTATTAAATAGCTCTGAATATAGCTTATTCATAAATGAAAATGCAAAAAGGTTTAGACTTATTGGCTATCTTTTACTTTTAAATTCTGTTATAGAATTTATTTCAACTTTTGGTACTACTGGAACAGGAATGAGATTCCTAGATTTAGGATTCGGATTTTACTTTACAGTTCCAACTCTTGTGTATTTTGTGGTGGCTCTTATGAGTTTTGTAATTTCAGATGGATTTAAGAAGGCAATAAAGATAAAGCAAGATAATGATTTAACTATTTAGGTTGCACACTCTGTCAATTGTAGTAAATTTAGATGTAATGATTGCTAAAAGAAAATATCTCTTAAAGATTTATCAGAAAGAAATCTATATGTCAGTTGTTAAGCCTGTTATATTTATTGATATAACAGGCTTTTATAATAATTAGATTTCAATAACTTTATACTTATGTTTAGTATATGGTAATAAAATATTTAATATATATTCAGTTTTTATTTTCATGTATCCAGTATTTGTTCCGTCACTACATCCATAACAATCATTTTCTAGAACTTCTTTATCAAATATTACTTGGATAGTTCTATTACAATCAATAATTGTGCTAAAAATTGTTGCAGCACCTATTTTGGTTCCCAACATGTTCTCGAATAATTCTTCTGAAGCAAATGATACACGAGATATATTTAATTCTTTACTAAATTTTTTCGTATCAAATTTTTTGTCTCCAGTTGTAATGAAAAGATAAAATAAGGTCTTTTTCTTGTTACATAAAAATAAAGTTTTCACCATATTCATATCTAATTTTTTATTGATTAATACACAGTCTTCCATAGATATTGCTGTATCTGTATCAACTCTTTCAAAAGGTAATTTAAGATAGTCTAAAGTTTTATAAACTTCCTCTTGCAATTTAGTTGAAAAGATTTTTGGTGCTGTAGCAAAAATATCACTTATATAGAACATAACTATTTCTCCTTTTAAATTAATATTGAATGAGAATGAGTATTTTATACAATACCTAAGTGAGTATTTTGCATATCTTTAATTAAATGCTAAATTAACAGGCTTGTATCTAATACTCTATTATAAATGGCGGTTGATTTGCATTTTTTCTAATAATAAAAATATTCATACATGACTCCTTTCTGCATTTTATTTTGCTTGTCCAATGAAATTTTCTTTCACTATAAATAACTATCAATTTTCAATTTCTAATATTGCTTTTTTTACTATATTTTTATTATAACAGATTAATATGTAAAAAATAGCATTGAGATTTACTCTAAAGAACATATTAGAGATTGTACAAATACATAAACTGATATCTTATAAATATATTTTAAAATAATATGTGATTTAGAATTAAAAAAACTTGTGAAAATGAGAAAAATAACTCCATAATATCAAAATTATATTAAATAAATTTGATATTAAAAATGGCTATATAAGTAGATGAGGAAATAGTTTTTTTCTATTGGAAAAATAAAGAAAATTCTATTATAATTGAACATGTGACAAAAGTTTGCAAAAAACAACATTAAGTGAGGGGGACTTATTTTATGATTTTTAGCATGAAATATTTTTTGGAATTATTTCCAATAATAATGAAATCATTCAATGTAACTGTGATTTTAGCAATAAGTTCACTGGTATTTTCATTAATTATAGGAACGATAGTAGCGTTATCATCTTATTATAAAGTCAAAGTATTAAATCAAATATGCAAAGTATATGTATCAATATTTAGAGGTACACCTCTTATGCCACAGTTGTTCTTCTTATATTTTGGTTTGGCTTATATGAGTGATTTTGTAAAAAATATGGACCCGGTATTTGCAACATCTATAGTACTTAGTTTGAATATGGGGGCTTATATGTCAGAAACGATAAGAGCATCTATACTTTCAATTGATAAGGGGCAGATAGAAGCGGCATATGCGATGGGATTAACAAATTTACAAACAATGAAAAGAATAGTTGTACCACAGGCAATAAGAGTTGCACTACCATCATTATTCAATAATTTTATAGATTTAATTAAAGGTTCTTCTGTAGCTTTTGTTGTTGGAGTAAATGATATAATGGGTGCTGCCAAATCACAAGGAGCATTAAGTTTTAAGTTCTTTGAGGTGTATGGAGCAGTTATGGTAATTTATTGGTGTATAATAACTCCTTTAAGTTGGGGACAAAAAAAATTAGAAAAGAAAATTGGCAATTATTGATTCATTAAAAAATACATAGAAAAGTATTTTATATAAAAAAATGTGAGGAGAAGAGACATGATAAAAAGAAATATTATAAAATGTTTGGTAGCAGTTTTGTCGTTAACAATTTTAGCCACTGGTTGTACAAAAAAGGAAGAAGCAAAGGATGAAAAAATTGTAACTGTAGCTTCATCTAATTCGGCTGATCCATATTCTTATGTTGACAATGGGGAACATAAAGGGTTTGAAGTTGATATGTGGAAAGAAATAGGTAAAAGAAGTGGATATAAAATAAAAATGGAACCAACAGGTTTTAGCTCTATATTTGGAATGTTAGATTCAGGTAAAGTTGATGTAGCAGCGAACTTTTTTGGAATGTCTAAAGAGAGATTAGAAAAATATGATGCTTCTGTTCCTTATGGCTCTGATTCTGTATGTATAGCTGTAAAAGATGGAAACAATGAAATAAACAAGCTTGAAGATTTAAAAGGAAAAGTAGTAGCAGTGTCAGAAGGTTCCCAAGGTCAACAAGTTGCAGCAACTGTTAATAAAGATAATTTATTTGAAGAAAAGGTTTATGGTGATGGAACTAATGGTATTCAAGATTTAGACTTAGGAAGAGTTAGTGCATGGATTGATGCAGAGCTTACTGTTGTAGGAGATTCTAAAAAAGCTAATATGAAAGTAAGAGTGTTAGATGAAAAACTATCAGTTACTAATATAGCTTATTTCTTTAAGAAAAATGATGAAAAATCAAAAGTTATAAAAGAAGATGTAAACAAGGCAATTGAAGAGATGCTTGCAGATGGAACAGTGAAAAAGATATCTGAAAAATGGTTTGGAATGGATGTAAGTGTTGATATACAAAAATAAATATTTTAAAGATAAATTATAAAGTTGTGATAACTATAGATAAAATTATGAAAATGTAAATTTATCTATAGTTATCTGTGTATTATAATGTATTTAGATTAGTCCTTATAGATTAAAATAAGTTATGGAGGTCTTATAAATGATTGAAGATAAAATAAAATCTATTGCACTAAAAAATAATGAAGAGGTTATAAAAATAAGACGACAAATACACAGAAATCCAGAATTGGCATTTAAAGAATTTGAAACATCCAAACTTATAAAAAAAGAGTTAGATAAGCTTAATATTGAATACATAGATGTTGCAGGTACGGGAGTATTAGCAACTATAAAAGGAAATAATGATGGTAGAAAAACAATACTACTTAGAGCTGATATGGATGCACTCCCAATAAAAGAAGAAAATGATTTAGAATTTAAATCTACAAATGATAATATGCATGCTTGTGGACATGATGCACATGTTTCATGGTTATTAGGGGCAGCAATGATTTTAAATGACATAAAAGAAGAACTATGTGGAAATGTAAAATTACTATTTCAACCAGGCGAAGAAAAAGGTGGCTCTGATATCGTAATTAAGGAAAATGTACTTGAAGGTGTGGACGTATTAGCAACTGGTCATTGTTGGCCAACTATTGAATCAGGGAAAATTGGAATTGCTAGAAATTGTGCTATGGCAGCAACGAATACTTTTGAAATAACAATAATTGGTAAAGGTGGCCATGGAGCAGAGCCTCACAATTGTATAGACCCGATTGCGGTTGGAAATGCAGTATATTCATCCATACAACAGATAGTTTCAAGGAAAATTGACCCAGTTGTGCCAGTAGTAGTATCTGTTTGTTCTTTTAATTCTGGTATCTCTAAAAATATAATACCAGATATATGTACACTTCAAGGAACTATTAGAGCTATAAGTCAGGAAAAAGTACTTGAAATAAGTGAAGTACTGGAGCGTATGGTAAGAAATATATGTGAAGCTCATGGAGCGGATTGCAAGTTTGAAAAGAGTGCAGGAGGAGACGCTGTCATAAATGATAAAAATATGATAGAACTAGGAAGAAAAAGTGCTTTAAAAATACTTGGAGATGAAAATATTGAAATGATTGATTTTCCAGCAATGACAGGTGAAGATTTTGCTATTTATATGAAGGAAAGACCTGGTTTATTTATGTATATAGGTGTAGGTAATAAAGAAAAAAATATAAATTATAAACTTCATAATAACAAGTTTGATATAGATGAAAAATGTCTAAGTACAGCATCTTCATTATTTGCACAACTTGCAGTAGATTATCTTTTTCAATGTTAGACTATAGTTATAAGAATATATTTTATTTAAAAATAAAATGACTAAGTTATTTTAGATTTGAAATTAACATATTAATTTTAGTGTCAAATATGTGATTAGTCTATTATATTTATTAAAA
This sequence is a window from Clostridioides difficile. Protein-coding genes within it:
- a CDS encoding DUF2975 domain-containing protein; amino-acid sequence: MSDKLIKNLLNGILQILLFLLGLALSVGGVKGFSYLCFSGEATIQGSIYGILMFVFGVSYFIIVKLLLEVLNSSEYSLFINENAKRFRLIGYLLLLNSVIEFISTFGTTGTGMRFLDLGFGFYFTVPTLVYFVVALMSFVISDGFKKAIKIKQDNDLTI
- a CDS encoding 4Fe-4S binding protein, translated to MKSLFKFNKELCTACGACLLACIDQNDNDIDKGELFRRVFTMEEGERVDYFSLSCVHCDEAKCVDVCPKDCFKKENKFVILDNQNCIGCKLCEKACEYGALIYGNDGKANKCNGCVERNECGMEAPCVMVCPTGALKFNIEVD
- a CDS encoding prolyl-tRNA synthetase associated domain-containing protein, producing the protein MFYISDIFATAPKIFSTKLQEEVYKTLDYLKLPFERVDTDTAISMEDCVLINKKLDMNMVKTLFLCNKKKTLFYLFITTGDKKFDTKKFSKELNISRVSFASEELFENMLGTKIGAATIFSTIIDCNRTIQVIFDKEVLENDCYGCSDGTNTGYMKIKTEYILNILLPYTKHKYKVIEI
- a CDS encoding amino acid ABC transporter permease: MIFSMKYFLELFPIIMKSFNVTVILAISSLVFSLIIGTIVALSSYYKVKVLNQICKVYVSIFRGTPLMPQLFFLYFGLAYMSDFVKNMDPVFATSIVLSLNMGAYMSETIRASILSIDKGQIEAAYAMGLTNLQTMKRIVVPQAIRVALPSLFNNFIDLIKGSSVAFVVGVNDIMGAAKSQGALSFKFFEVYGAVMVIYWCIITPLSWGQKKLEKKIGNY
- a CDS encoding amidohydrolase, which translates into the protein MIEDKIKSIALKNNEEVIKIRRQIHRNPELAFKEFETSKLIKKELDKLNIEYIDVAGTGVLATIKGNNDGRKTILLRADMDALPIKEENDLEFKSTNDNMHACGHDAHVSWLLGAAMILNDIKEELCGNVKLLFQPGEEKGGSDIVIKENVLEGVDVLATGHCWPTIESGKIGIARNCAMAATNTFEITIIGKGGHGAEPHNCIDPIAVGNAVYSSIQQIVSRKIDPVVPVVVSVCSFNSGISKNIIPDICTLQGTIRAISQEKVLEISEVLERMVRNICEAHGADCKFEKSAGGDAVINDKNMIELGRKSALKILGDENIEMIDFPAMTGEDFAIYMKERPGLFMYIGVGNKEKNINYKLHNNKFDIDEKCLSTASSLFAQLAVDYLFQC
- a CDS encoding amino acid ABC transporter substrate-binding protein, which encodes MIKRNIIKCLVAVLSLTILATGCTKKEEAKDEKIVTVASSNSADPYSYVDNGEHKGFEVDMWKEIGKRSGYKIKMEPTGFSSIFGMLDSGKVDVAANFFGMSKERLEKYDASVPYGSDSVCIAVKDGNNEINKLEDLKGKVVAVSEGSQGQQVAATVNKDNLFEEKVYGDGTNGIQDLDLGRVSAWIDAELTVVGDSKKANMKVRVLDEKLSVTNIAYFFKKNDEKSKVIKEDVNKAIEEMLADGTVKKISEKWFGMDVSVDIQK